In Candidatus Saccharibacteria bacterium oral taxon 488, one DNA window encodes the following:
- the rpsT gene encoding 30S ribosomal protein S20 — translation MPIIKSAIKRAKQTLKRRERNIGIKRDIKSAVKAFMAEPSATTLAAAHSELDTAVKKNLLKKNTAARRKSALSAIAKKAGVKLEATKKPAAKEAK, via the coding sequence ATGCCAATCATCAAATCCGCCATCAAACGGGCAAAACAAACCCTAAAACGCCGCGAGCGCAATATCGGTATCAAGCGCGACATCAAGTCAGCTGTCAAGGCCTTCATGGCCGAGCCAAGCGCCACAACACTGGCCGCTGCTCACAGTGAGCTTGACACCGCTGTTAAGAAGAACTTGCTGAAGAAAAACACTGCCGCTCGGCGCAAGAGTGCCCTCTCAGCTATCGCCAAAAAAGCCGGCGTTAAGCTTGAAGCGACCAAAAAGCCAGCAGCCAAAGAAGCTAAATAG